The Xenopus tropicalis strain Nigerian chromosome 2, UCB_Xtro_10.0, whole genome shotgun sequence genome window below encodes:
- the adora1 gene encoding adenosine receptor A1 — MGIPASLVVYIVFEAVIALISVLGNILVIWAVIVNQALRDTTFFFIVSLAVADIAVGALVIPLAIIISIGLETEFYSCLMVVCIVLILTQSSILALLAIAVDRYLRVRIPTSYRSVVTARRAGIAITGCWVLSFLVGLVPMFGWNNVNNLKNEQNSTESGLIITCQFETVISMEYMVYFNFFVWVLPPLFLMLIIYLEVFYLIQKQLNKKVCANSKDPHKYYGKELKIAKSLALILLLFALSWLPLHTLNCITLFCKTCKTPMIITYVAIFLTHGNSAMNPIVYAFRIEKFQSTFLYIWKKYFCCKPSRFINGRHNNIGESSKNVL, encoded by the exons ATGGGAATCCCAGCCTCGCTTGTTGTTTACATTGTCTTCGAGGCGGTGATAGCATTGATTTCTGTACTTGGAAATATACTGGTAATCTGGGCTGTGATTGTCAACCAAGCCCTCAGAGACACCACTTTCTTTTTCATTGTGTCACTTGCCGTGGCTGATATTGCTGTAGGTGCCTTGGTCATCCCACTCGCCATCATAATTAGCATTGGACTGGAGACAGAGTTTTATAGCTGTCTTATGGTGGTCTGCATAGTGCTTATTCTGACCCAAAGCTCCATTTTAGCACTACTAGCCATTGCTGTGGACAGATATCTCAGAGTCAGGATCCCAACCAG TTACAGAAGCGTTGTAACAGCAAGAAGAGCCGGGATCGCAATCACAGGATGCTGGGTCCTCTCCTTCCTTGTGGGCTTGGTTCCTATGTTCGGATGGAACAATGTGAATAACCTGAAAAACGAACAGAACTCCACTGAGAGTGGACTGATCATCACGTGTCAGTTTGAGACAGTGATTAGCATGGAATACATGGtctatttcaatttttttgtctGGGTCTTACCTCCTCTTTTCCTAATGCTTATTATTTACCTTGAAGTCTTCTATCTGATTCAGAAACAACTCAACAAAAAAGTATGTGCAAATTCCAAAGACCCACACAAGTATTATGGAAAAGAACTTAAAATTGCCAAATCTCTGGCattaattttgttgctgtttgcTTTAAGTTGGCTTCCGCTCCACACGTTGAACTGCATCACTTTATTCTGCAAGACTTGTAAGACACCAATGATTATTACTTATGTTGCAATCTTCCTGACACATGGAAATTCTGCAATGAACCCTATTGTCTATGCTTTCAGGATTGAAAAATTCCAATCTACGTTTTTATACATCTGGAAGAAATATTTCTGCTGCAAGCCCAGCAGGTTCATAAACGGCAGGCACAATAACATTGGTGAGAGTTCTAAAAATGTCCTCTGA